The DNA sequence ataaatcaatctctctactattattctgacatttcacattcttaaaataaagtggtgatcctaactgacctaagacagggaatatttactaggattaaatgtcaggaattgtgaaaaactgagtttaaatgtatttggctatggtgtatgtaaacttccgacttcaactgtagtaaaCAGATTGGTACACAAGTAAGGTAAGCCATTTATATAATCcaaaaaatgaaaatgaaaattCCCATAGAAAAAAAGCAGAAGCATAACCCATCCCATTTATCATTAATATACATGATTATCATAAATTCCAGCATTTACTCAAAAGCTAAAGTTCATGGTCTGGAAAACATAATAGATATGATAGCAAGAGAATAGAGGAGTGAGGCCTAGCTTTAGCTTGGAACTGTAGCTCTTCAGTCCAGGTCCTGTGGGGACTGTCTTCAGTGGGAGAGTCCCCTCACATTCTGAAAGAAGACATTCTGATTTAGCATTCCCtctttggacacacacacacacacacacacacacacgcacgcacgcacgcacacacacacacacacacacacacacacacacacacacacacacacacacacacacacatacacaatcagtCAAAATGAACTATAAGAGACTTACTGCCAGAGTGTCATACTCTGGTGACCTGGTCTTCATGTTCAGAGGTGTGTATGTGTCACTGTTAGGGTCAGGATGGACACTCTgttgacagaaagagaaagagcatgagagagagagagagatagagagggggagagggagggagagaggaaatgcATGAGTTCTTTGAGACAGCAGTCTTTCCATAATTTTCTCTGTACACATCCATGTgtaaaacacaaacacattcacaaacaATCAAAATGAATTATATGAGACTTACTGCCAGAGTGTCGTAGTCAGGGGACATGGTCCTCATGTTCAGAGCTGTGTACGTGTCACTGTTACAGTCAGGATGGACActctgtgtagagagagagagagagagagagagaggtaacaaTAAAAATAGTATGAAAGAGACTGTCGTGACACAGTAAATTAATTCCGGCAGGTGTGAAGGTGGTTGGGTCCCCTCTGggggcacgttttggtttttgccttaACACCACACAGTttaatcaaataatcaaagcttgatgatgagttggtttattgaatcagctgtgtagtgctaaggcaaaaaacaaaacgtgcacccaaaAGAGAGGGGGGCCACAGGACCgattttgggaaaccctggtgtaACTGATGGAATAACCTGTGTGTCTGCTGTGGCATCACTTCCACCTGTGGATCTCCTGTAATGAGGAACAGAGTGATTTCTGCTGTCTACTGACCTCTAGTGGAAGTTGACATGTTACAAATACAATTTTGAACATTAATTCATTAATTAACAAACGAATGAAAGTAAATAACAAATCAGAGTGCTAACAATCATAAAAATATGCATTTTAACTCACCTGAACCACATgagtccagagagacagaggatgagaaccagaacAAGCACTATGATTCCTACAGCTGCAGTCATAACTGAGGTCTGTTTCACTATAATAGAATatagatttacatttacgtcatttagcagacgctcttatccagagcgacttacaaatcggtgcattcaccttagaTGACATGAGTGCATATTATTATAAACTGAAAATGAATATACGGCAATACAGGACATTAATGCAATACAATACTTGTATATATAAGTCTTTAAGCATGTATGTATAGTTGTAAACAAACATGTAACAAGGCAAACTAGAAGAAGATTACCTTAAAACATAATTTCTTATTGAAAATCATTTTGTTTTGAAGTATTGAAGATGTAACTTTACCTGCTACAATGATCATCAGAGCTGTAGAGTTCATAGATCCTCTTCCATTCTGGGCCTCACAGTAatattctcctctgtcctcagagcTGATGTTAGTGATGCTGTAACTCTGTCCTGATGCTTTTGTTGAGGCTACattcttcttgtaccaggtgtatttgtccacaggtgggttggcatcactgctgcaggtcagagtcactgaactgccctccactatttcaccagagggactgactgacactgaggtgttctTTGGAGCATCTAGTAAAGCAGAATTTGTCAGAGGGTTAGGACTATAGTATACTACCTCAAATGACGTCATGTGTAAAATTAATTATATCTAAAGTCAGAGGACTATCTAAAACTATCACTTACAAAAAACATGAACAAGAATACATTTGGAGATACTTTAGGACCGGAGTGTCTACTAAACTATTCTTCAAGTGTTTGAGGTACTGAACATTCTAACTATAGACATGCATACATCTATGACATTGTCTGTAATTTCTATGTAATGATGAATATTGATAGATAAAGCAGTAATACACTTCTCATTGATATTAAATTATTGATACTTGCTAAGTAGAATACTAGTTTAATTCAtactcacacactgcaggagagtggaAGTCCTCATGGTGTTCTACAGTACAGGAGTAATTGTCCACAGAATGACCCAAGACTACTAGGGTATTACTAGAGTGTTGTTGGGAAGTGGGCTCATCTAGACgttgtccgttcttgtaccagatgtaggtggggttgtcagtcagaATACAGGTGGTGCTGCAGGTCAGTGTCTTATACTCTGAAAACTGTTGAGGAGTCACCTTCACCTGAAAACCTGAATTAAAGGGGAGTAAAAACAGAGAACATCATTTAGAATTAATGATTCATTTCATGACTCTTCAAAACTGTATAATGTGCTGTGCAGTGTTACCTGTGACAGTCGGACTACATACATCTATGACATTGTGTGTAATTTCTATGTAATGATGAATATTGAAGTATTACCCTTCTCATTGACTTTAAATGATTGATACTTCCTAAGTAGAATAGTAGTTTAATTCATACTCACAAACTACAGGAGAGTGGAGACCCTCTTGACCTTCAACAGCACAGGAGTAAATGTTCACTGAAGAATCCCAGACCACCAGCATATTACTAGAGTACTGCTGGGAAGTGGGCTCATCTAGACgttgtccgttcttgtaccagatgtaggtggggttgtcagtcagagtacaggtggtgctacaggtcagtgtcttctgtccctctgcagcaggagTCACCTTCACCTGCAGACCTGAAACAATATGTATAAAACCACATACACCTCTGTGTTAACAGGATGGTTCATTTATTTTCTCCTGTAATTCAATATGATTTACAGTTGTATCATACAGTGTAGTTTTACCTGTGACAGTCAGAGTTGTTCCTGGGAAACTATGACCCCATTCAAAGTTGTGTGTTTTAAAAGTGAAGTGATACTCAGCTGAGTCCTCCTCTCTCAGACCTGAGATTCTCAGGGTGAAGGGATCTTCATTTGTTCCAGTGTACTTCACACGACCTGTATACCCTGGGTCTCTGGTTAGGTCTTCAGGGGTCGACTTATCACTTCTAAACCAGAATGTTGATGTGGTGGAATAATAACCAATATAAGTACAGGAtatgtccactgttgaccccttcaagacacagattctcctcttggtgtaagtcACTCTGTTGCAGTTCTGATCCTGAACACCTGAAACATAAAGAGGGCATCATTTACACAGTGGAATCCTGAGCTTCAGTAATCGAAAGTAGTTATACCATCCTGTCTTGTCAAAGTGTTGCACTTTTGCTAGATTACTGTGAGGGCTGTTTAGTAGACAGAAGAGTTATACTTGAACAGTTAAACTAGAAAACTGCAGGTGAAGGAGTCACCTTCACCTGCAGGTCTTGAGTAGATCACAACATTAAAACCCTGAATCACATGTTGTCAAGTTTAATCACATGATGCAAGATATTCTCATACTCATTTAATTCTTTAATCTGTTTCATATATTCAAATCCAATTTATAGACCTAAATGGACAGTAGATATTAATTAAACAGATTAGCAGTATAAAGCaggttactgtacctgttacagtcAGAGtaactccaggatcaccagtatatagaatgttactgtacctgtgacagacagagtgactccaggatcaccagtatatagaatgttactgtacctgtgacagacagagtaactccaggatcaccagtatatagaatgttactgtacctgtgacagacagagtgactacaggatcaccagtatatagaatgttactgtacctgttacagacagagtgactccaggatcaccagtatatagaatgttactgtaactgttacagacagagtgactccaggatcaccagtatatagaatgttactgtacctgtgacagacagattgactccaggatcaccagtatgtagaatgttactgtacctgttacagacagagagactccaggatcaccagtatatagaatgttactgtacctgtgacagctagagtgactccaggatcaccagtatatagaatgttactgtacctgttacagacagagtgactccaggatcaccagtatatagaatgttactgtacctgttacagacagagtgactccaggatcaccagtatatagaatgttactgtacctgttacagacagagtgactccaggatcaccagtatatagaatgttactgtacctgttacagacagagtgactccaggatcaccagtatatagaatgttactgtacctgtaacagacagagagactccaagatcaccagtatatagaattttactgtacctgttacagacagattaactccaggatcaccagtatatagaatgttactgtacctgttacagacagagtgactccaggatcaccagtatatagaatgttactgtacctgttacagacagagagactccaggatcaccattATATAGAATgtaactgtacctgtgacagacagataaactccaggatcaccagtatatagaatgttactgtacctgtgacagacagagtgactccaggatcaccagtatatagaatgttactgtacctgttacagacagagagactccaggatcaccattATATAGAATgtaactgtacctgtgacagacagataaactccaggatcaccagtatatagaatgttactgtacctgtgacagacagagagactccaggatcaccagtatatagaatgttactgtacctgttacagacagagtgactccaagatcaccagtatatagaatgttactgtacctgtgacagacagagtgactctaggatcaccagtatatagaatgttactgtaactgttacagacagagtgactccaggatcaccagtatatagaatgttactgtacccgtgacagacagagtgactccaggatcaccagtatatagaatgttactgtacctgtgacagacagagtgactccaggatcaccagtatatagaatgttactgtacctgtgacagacagagtgactccaggatcaccagtatatagaatgctACTgcacctgtgacagacagagtgactccaggatcaccagtatatagaatgttactgtacctgttacagacagagagactccaggatcaccagtatatagaatgttactgtacctgtgacagacagagagactccaggatcaccagtatatagaatgttactgtacctgttatagacagagtgactccaagatcaccagtatatagaatgttactgtacctgttacagacagagagactccaggatcaccagtatatagaatgttactgtacctgtgacagacagagagactccaggatcaccagtatatagaatgttactgtacctgtgacagacagagtgactccaggatcaccagtatatagaatgttactgtaccggttacagacagagtgactccaggatcaccagtatatagaatgttactgtacctgttacagacagagagacccaggatcaccagtatatagaatgttactgtacctgtgacagacagagagactccaggatcaccagcatatagaatgttactgtacctgttacagacagagagactccaggatcaccataATATCTCCCTCCAGTCTGATCTGTTATAAATCTGAACTTGTACGTAGCTGAGtctttctctctcaggtctgtgattttCAGGTTGTGACCATTCTTCTTATCCCCATGATTCTCCAGATGACCTGCATACTCTGGGTCCTGACCTAGATCTTCAGGTTCTACACCAGTCTCCATTTTAGTGAACCAGAAGGTTGATGTGACTTTATGACGTCTGGGATAGCTGAAAGAGCAGGTCAGCTCAACTTTTGACCCCTTCAAGGCACAGATACTCTCGGTGGTGTAAGTCACACTCCAGCCATTCTGCCCCAGTACCACTGAACAGTCACAGAACACAAGGGTATTAAGCCAATGCCAATTGGTTCACACTAACAGTATAGGCTTTGTCCATCTGTGCTGCCATAGTTGCTGAGTTGAGTGTGATTGGAAACCACATAAGCATCATTCAGTAAGGTAAGTGAGGTTTGAAAGATAACTATTGAAGTGAAGTGGAGACGCCTAACAGAATACACCAGAATAATAAAACACAAATGTAATTTTAATATTTTACAAATGCCTGTAgattgacaaacatatcaaggtATGAATGAGACAATACCTGCTACTGACCAGAGACATACcaccaacacacttcctgctgttctcaaggacattgttgcatctcccaccctgcagtcttagaaacataaacaacaagtcactctatagctggtgaataactccacctgatacattgaagtagaaactgtaaatggggtacagggcctcattactgaaaatgaaccaggctcatattgtgttgtgttgtattgtgctaTATGGTTGTCTATgtgaatactgtctgtctgtaagtctattgcactatgtatgtaatgtgtgtgacgT is a window from the Salmo trutta chromosome 38, fSalTru1.1, whole genome shotgun sequence genome containing:
- the LOC115178717 gene encoding B-cell receptor CD22-like encodes the protein MALRTAGSVLVAFLWSVAVVLGQNGWSVTYTTESICALKGSKVELTCSFSYPRRHKVTSTFWFTKMETGVEPEDLGVQDQNCNRVTYTKRRICVLKGSTVDISCTYIGYYSTTSTFWFRSDKSTPEDLTRDPGYTGRVKYTGTNEDPFTLRISGLREEDSAEYHFTFKTHNFEWGHSFPGTTLTVTGLQVKVTPAAEGQKTLTCSTTCTLTDNPTYIWYKNGQRLDEPTSQQYSSNMLVVWDSSVNIYSCAVEGQEGLHSPVVCFQVKVTPQQFSEYKTLTCSTTCILTDNPTYIWYKNGQRLDEPTSQQHSSNTLVVLGHSVDNYSCTVEHHEDFHSPAVYAPKNTSVSVSPSGEIVEGSSVTLTCSSDANPPVDKYTWYKKNVASTKASGQSYSITNISSEDRGEYYCEAQNGRGSMNSTALMIIVAVKQTSVMTAAVGIIVLVLVLILCLSGLMWFRRSTGGSDATADTQSVHPDCNSDTYTALNMRTMSPDYDTLASVHPDPNSDTYTPLNMKTRSPEYDTLANVRGLSH